The Rickettsiales bacterium genome window below encodes:
- a CDS encoding S49 family peptidase, with protein MNPAKRCIGFLCKVAEPVQRKLISPPGNVVVVRLEGVIGQGGRFSKGGLTADTYAPLIKKAFSVGNLKAVAVVINSPGGSPVQSALLAQEIRYHADKKNVPVLCFIEDCGASGGYWLACAGDEIFAMEASIVGSIGVIAAGFGFQDLLAKHGIERRVHTSGKSKALLDPFQPEKPADVKVLKEAQTDIYEGFVDYVKERRGDKLKGTDAKLFSGTIFSGKKAHELGLVDGLGDFRSECRDRFGEKVEFKTLIVAKGFFERKMGMLAPNVWADAVVDAIQHRLTQVRLF; from the coding sequence ATGAACCCAGCAAAACGTTGTATTGGCTTTTTATGTAAAGTCGCCGAACCGGTGCAGAGAAAACTTATCTCACCTCCAGGAAATGTTGTCGTGGTCCGCCTTGAGGGCGTGATTGGTCAAGGTGGACGCTTTAGTAAAGGCGGTCTTACGGCGGATACTTACGCACCGCTTATCAAAAAAGCATTCTCAGTTGGGAACCTAAAAGCGGTCGCGGTGGTGATTAATTCGCCCGGTGGTTCACCGGTGCAATCCGCACTTCTTGCACAAGAAATTCGCTATCATGCAGATAAGAAAAATGTACCAGTACTTTGCTTTATTGAAGATTGTGGTGCGTCAGGTGGCTATTGGCTGGCCTGTGCAGGCGATGAAATTTTTGCGATGGAGGCTTCCATCGTCGGCAGTATTGGCGTGATCGCGGCAGGCTTTGGTTTCCAAGACTTGCTGGCTAAGCATGGCATTGAGCGCCGAGTGCATACATCCGGCAAGAGCAAAGCGTTGCTTGACCCCTTCCAGCCGGAAAAACCGGCCGATGTGAAAGTACTTAAAGAAGCACAAACTGATATTTACGAAGGCTTTGTTGATTACGTGAAAGAGCGTCGTGGCGATAAACTTAAAGGCACGGATGCGAAGTTATTTTCCGGTACGATCTTCTCCGGTAAAAAAGCACATGAGTTGGGCTTGGTCGATGGCTTAGGCGATTTCCGTTCAGAGTGTCGCGATCGTTTCGGCGAAAAAGTAGAGTTCAAAACGCTCATCGTCGCCAAAGGTTTCTTTGAACGCAAAATGGGTATGCTAGCGCCAAACGTATGGGCCGATGCCGTGGTCGATGCGATTCAGCACCGACTGACCCAAGTGCGTTTATTTTAG
- the rpmE gene encoding 50S ribosomal protein L31, whose product MKEGIHPKYEEITVEMTDGTKFKTRSTLGQKEMRLDIDPLTHPAWVGGVHFKKTGQMEKFNNKFSFLGKGPGEQQEAKAEAKKDDASGKEDA is encoded by the coding sequence ATGAAAGAAGGCATCCACCCGAAATACGAAGAAATCACTGTTGAAATGACAGATGGTACGAAATTTAAAACACGTTCAACGCTTGGTCAAAAAGAGATGCGTCTCGATATTGATCCTTTAACTCATCCAGCATGGGTGGGTGGCGTTCACTTTAAGAAGACCGGTCAAATGGAGAAATTCAACAATAAGTTCTCTTTCCTTGGCAAAGGTCCTGGTGAGCAACAAGAAGCAAAAGCTGAAGCTAAAAAAGACGATGCATCAGGTAAAGAAGACGCATAG
- a CDS encoding polyprenyl synthetase family protein, which yields MTATATNAPQELAHTRALVAGDIGRVNELIIAYAESDIPLIGQMIRHVVLSGGKRLRPALTLLSARMMGYNTDGTRHIALASAVEFIHTATLLHDDVVDESALRRGEDTANEVWGNSASVLVGDYLLSRAFQLMVSDGSLKVLKILSDASAIIAQGEVLQLTTANVLETTMEQYLEVIIGKTATLFAAACELGAVVTERDEWEAPLRSFGMNLGIAFQMMDDALDYSAKQEALGKSIGDDFRDGKITLPVIHAFANGTDEEKAFWERTMGEQEQEEADLMTALKLLRKYDAVEHTVNVARQYCDKALQEIAALPQSEEKQALLEITDFCIKRAY from the coding sequence ATGACTGCGACTGCTACCAATGCTCCACAAGAACTTGCCCACACGCGTGCGCTCGTTGCAGGCGATATTGGGCGTGTTAATGAGCTGATCATTGCCTATGCTGAAAGCGATATTCCGCTGATCGGGCAAATGATTCGCCATGTTGTACTTTCCGGCGGCAAACGCCTACGCCCGGCCCTTACCTTGCTCTCCGCGCGCATGATGGGCTATAATACTGACGGTACCCGCCATATCGCCCTCGCCTCTGCGGTTGAGTTTATCCATACTGCTACCTTGCTGCATGATGATGTAGTAGATGAATCTGCGTTACGCCGTGGCGAAGATACGGCCAATGAAGTTTGGGGAAATTCTGCCAGCGTGCTTGTCGGCGATTATTTGCTTAGCCGCGCTTTCCAGCTGATGGTGTCCGACGGCTCACTCAAAGTGCTGAAGATTCTCTCCGATGCCTCCGCTATTATCGCGCAAGGCGAGGTACTACAGCTAACCACCGCCAATGTCCTAGAGACGACGATGGAGCAATATCTTGAAGTAATTATCGGTAAAACGGCGACGCTTTTTGCCGCTGCTTGCGAACTCGGCGCCGTAGTGACAGAGCGTGATGAATGGGAAGCGCCGTTACGCAGCTTCGGCATGAATCTCGGCATTGCCTTCCAAATGATGGATGACGCACTCGACTATAGCGCCAAGCAAGAAGCCCTCGGAAAGAGCATCGGCGACGACTTCCGCGATGGAAAAATTACCCTGCCCGTCATCCATGCTTTCGCCAATGGAACCGATGAGGAGAAGGCGTTCTGGGAACGTACCATGGGTGAACAGGAGCAAGAGGAAGCTGACCTCATGACGGCGTTAAAACTCCTTAGAAAATACGATGCGGTTGAACATACGGTGAATGTCGCACGCCAATATTGCGACAAAGCGCTACAAGAGATCGCCGCCCTTCCGCAGAGTGAAGAAAAGCAAGCACTGCTTGAAATCACCGATTTCTGTATAAAACGCGCGTATTAA
- the petA gene encoding ubiquinol-cytochrome c reductase iron-sulfur subunit — protein sequence MSTKSASAKNSKKKHEGETRRDFMVLTATALTAVGGASAIWPFIDSMNPAADTLALASTEVDLGAIAEGQSITIKWRGKPVFIRHRTPQEIADAQATEMADLPDPQTDAERITEGKPEWLVMVGVCTHLGCVPLGEAGDFGGWFCPCHGSHYDTAGRIRKGPAPTNLAIPAYTFLNDTRIKIG from the coding sequence ATGTCTACAAAAAGCGCAAGCGCTAAAAACTCTAAAAAGAAACACGAAGGCGAAACCCGTCGTGACTTTATGGTACTAACAGCAACGGCTCTCACAGCTGTGGGTGGCGCGAGTGCCATTTGGCCGTTCATCGATAGCATGAACCCGGCAGCCGATACCTTGGCTCTCGCTTCAACTGAAGTAGACCTTGGCGCAATTGCAGAAGGCCAAAGCATTACCATTAAGTGGCGCGGCAAGCCTGTTTTTATCCGTCACCGTACGCCGCAAGAAATTGCGGATGCACAAGCCACTGAGATGGCTGACCTACCGGATCCACAAACCGATGCAGAACGCATCACCGAAGGCAAGCCTGAATGGCTTGTTATGGTCGGTGTTTGTACGCATCTGGGTTGCGTTCCACTCGGTGAAGCAGGTGATTTTGGCGGTTGGTTCTGCCCATGTCACGGTTCGCACTATGATACCGCAGGCCGTATTCGTAAGGGCCCTGCTCCGACGAACCTTGCAATTCCAGCATACACTTTCCTAAACGATACACGCATTAAAATCGGATAA
- a CDS encoding cytochrome c1 has protein sequence MAKKQQDLNGKLQGVAMLIGLVIVASLAYAVFSGGHGDGEELPATKTARHAKQSHWAFDGHFGTFDRAAIQRGFQVYREVCSACHGMSRIAFRNLQEVGFSEAEVKSLAAEYSYAALDGEGEEIERPGKPSDRIPSPFANADAARAANNGAFPPDLSLMAKARPDGANYMHSLLTGYEDAPEGFALGEGQSYNPYFEGRQIAMAAPLVMDGQVSYEDETDASMDQMAKDVVTFLQWAAEPEMEARKRMGLKVLLFLLVFSGFFYVAKKRVWKDVQ, from the coding sequence ATGGCTAAAAAACAGCAAGATCTAAACGGAAAACTCCAAGGCGTTGCCATGCTTATCGGCTTAGTCATCGTGGCGAGCCTCGCTTATGCGGTGTTCAGCGGCGGACATGGTGATGGCGAAGAACTCCCAGCAACCAAAACTGCTCGCCATGCAAAACAAAGCCACTGGGCATTTGACGGCCATTTTGGTACATTTGACCGTGCTGCTATCCAACGTGGTTTCCAAGTCTATCGCGAAGTCTGTTCAGCCTGCCACGGCATGTCACGTATCGCCTTCCGTAACTTGCAAGAAGTGGGCTTCTCAGAAGCAGAAGTGAAATCTCTTGCGGCTGAATATAGCTACGCGGCATTGGATGGTGAAGGCGAAGAAATTGAACGCCCAGGCAAACCGTCTGACCGTATTCCTAGCCCCTTCGCGAATGCAGATGCCGCACGTGCAGCCAATAACGGCGCCTTCCCTCCTGACTTGAGCTTGATGGCGAAAGCTCGCCCGGATGGGGCAAACTACATGCACTCGCTGCTCACTGGTTACGAAGATGCACCGGAAGGTTTTGCACTGGGTGAAGGTCAATCTTACAATCCCTATTTCGAAGGTCGCCAGATTGCGATGGCTGCGCCACTCGTGATGGATGGTCAAGTGTCATACGAAGATGAAACCGATGCCAGCATGGATCAAATGGCGAAAGATGTCGTGACGTTCCTGCAATGGGCGGCTGAACCTGAAATGGAAGCGCGTAAGCGCATGGGCCTGAAGGTTCTCTTATTCTTACTCGTCTTCTCTGGCTTCTTCTACGTTGCTAAGAAACGTGTTTGGAAAGACGTCCAATAA
- a CDS encoding cytochrome b/b6 produces MALNHKSPYKGWVGWFDERLPVLYAADKVVGTRHPTPKNLNYMWNFGSLAGICLMVQILTGIFLAMNYTAHVDMAFDSVERIMRDVNYGWLIRYMHAVGSSMFFIVVYIHIFRGLYYGSYKGPREVLWWMGVIILILMMATSFMGYVLPWGQMSFWGATVITNLFSAFPLVGESIVQLLWGGFSVDNATLNRFFSLHYLMPFLLIGVVGLHILALNAHGSNNPLGIDVKSDKDTIPFHPYYSTKDMFGFGIFFLIFAWFLFFAPNSLGHPDNYIEANPLVTPAHIVPEWYFLPFYAILRAVVFDIPLWLIGAGIAAIPFGIKMLERIGIELPIELTKGGKASLIAGGVTFAIIMCFTGTVIESKLGGVLAMFGALIVLFFLPWLDFSKVRSARFRPVYRLFFWILLADCILLGYLGAKPAEGIYVILSIIGTAYYFAHFLVVMPLVSYFEKPLPLPDSINKPVITRKRASA; encoded by the coding sequence ATGGCACTAAATCACAAATCTCCTTATAAGGGCTGGGTTGGCTGGTTCGACGAACGACTTCCTGTTTTATATGCGGCTGATAAAGTCGTGGGAACACGTCATCCAACGCCGAAAAACCTCAATTATATGTGGAACTTTGGTTCACTAGCGGGCATTTGCCTCATGGTGCAAATTCTCACCGGTATTTTCTTGGCGATGAATTATACCGCCCATGTTGATATGGCGTTCGATTCAGTTGAGCGCATTATGCGTGACGTCAATTACGGTTGGTTGATTCGTTACATGCACGCCGTTGGTTCCTCGATGTTCTTTATCGTCGTCTATATCCACATTTTCCGCGGACTCTATTACGGTTCTTATAAAGGACCACGTGAAGTTCTCTGGTGGATGGGTGTCATTATTCTTATTCTAATGATGGCAACTTCGTTTATGGGTTACGTCCTACCATGGGGCCAAATGAGCTTCTGGGGTGCGACGGTGATTACCAACTTATTCTCGGCCTTCCCATTGGTGGGCGAAAGTATCGTACAGCTTCTTTGGGGCGGGTTCTCGGTTGATAATGCAACATTGAACCGTTTCTTTTCGCTTCACTACCTGATGCCATTCTTACTCATTGGCGTGGTTGGACTGCACATTCTTGCGTTGAATGCGCATGGTTCAAACAACCCGCTTGGCATTGATGTAAAGTCGGATAAAGACACAATTCCATTCCACCCTTACTATTCGACTAAAGATATGTTTGGTTTTGGCATCTTCTTCCTTATCTTCGCATGGTTCTTGTTCTTCGCACCCAATAGCTTAGGTCATCCGGATAACTATATTGAAGCAAATCCACTTGTCACACCGGCGCATATCGTGCCTGAGTGGTATTTCTTACCGTTCTACGCGATCCTTCGTGCCGTCGTATTCGATATTCCATTATGGTTAATCGGTGCAGGTATTGCAGCCATTCCATTCGGCATTAAAATGCTTGAACGTATTGGCATTGAACTGCCGATCGAACTGACTAAAGGTGGCAAAGCCAGCTTAATCGCAGGGGGCGTAACATTCGCCATCATCATGTGCTTCACAGGTACGGTTATCGAATCAAAACTTGGGGGTGTACTCGCTATGTTCGGCGCTTTGATTGTACTTTTCTTCCTCCCATGGTTAGATTTCAGCAAAGTTCGTTCAGCGCGTTTCCGTCCGGTTTACCGACTCTTCTTCTGGATATTGCTGGCTGATTGCATCTTACTAGGCTACCTCGGTGCGAAACCGGCTGAAGGTATCTATGTCATACTTTCAATCATCGGAACGGCTTATTATTTTGCACATTTCCTTGTGGTTATGCCGTTGGTAAGTTACTTCGAAAAACCGCTACCATTGCCCGATAGCATTAATAAACCTGTCATCACACGTAAGCGTGCAAGCGCGTAA
- a CDS encoding thiolase family protein: MSAVICGYARSPFTPAHKGELIETRPDDIGAAVIDGLLEKTGLDPALVEDVVCGCAFPEGEQGFNLGRQLVFLSKLENRTGGSTVNRWCGSSMQAIHMAAGSIATGAGEIFIAIGVESMTRIPIGGFNPMPNPELYESYPEAYMNMGETAEEVATLKDVSREAMEQFALTSHQKAAAADFSKEIIPVNGVTTDGCIRGDSTVEKMATLNPAFRAEGRVTAATSSPLTDGAAAVIVASEEAADRLGLPKLARIKSMAVAGLEPEIMGLGPIPASKLALERAGLTAADIDIWEINEAFAAQAIPVQAELNIPADKLNIDGGAIALGHPLGASGARITGKAAQLLHDTGGNYAVSSMCIGGGMGIATVLEKI, translated from the coding sequence ATGAGTGCCGTAATTTGTGGCTATGCCCGCTCCCCCTTCACCCCAGCCCATAAAGGCGAGTTAATTGAAACCCGCCCAGATGATATCGGCGCTGCCGTGATTGATGGTTTATTGGAAAAAACAGGTCTCGATCCAGCATTAGTTGAAGATGTGGTTTGCGGGTGTGCTTTTCCTGAAGGAGAGCAAGGCTTCAATCTAGGCCGCCAACTGGTATTCTTAAGCAAACTCGAAAATAGAACCGGTGGTAGCACCGTTAACCGCTGGTGTGGATCGTCTATGCAAGCGATCCATATGGCTGCAGGCAGTATCGCAACAGGCGCCGGTGAAATTTTCATCGCTATCGGTGTAGAAAGCATGACGCGTATTCCGATCGGTGGCTTTAACCCAATGCCGAATCCTGAGCTTTATGAAAGCTATCCAGAAGCCTATATGAATATGGGCGAAACGGCGGAAGAAGTGGCCACGCTCAAAGATGTCTCCCGCGAAGCGATGGAGCAATTCGCACTCACTAGCCATCAAAAAGCAGCGGCGGCAGATTTCAGCAAAGAGATCATTCCCGTTAACGGCGTCACAACAGATGGCTGCATACGTGGTGATTCCACCGTTGAGAAAATGGCGACATTGAACCCAGCCTTCCGCGCAGAGGGACGTGTAACTGCAGCCACGAGCTCGCCTCTAACCGATGGAGCAGCAGCGGTTATCGTCGCTAGCGAAGAAGCCGCAGATCGACTCGGCCTCCCCAAACTCGCCCGCATTAAATCGATGGCAGTGGCAGGTTTGGAGCCTGAGATTATGGGACTCGGCCCCATCCCCGCCAGCAAGCTCGCCTTAGAACGCGCAGGTTTAACTGCCGCTGATATTGATATCTGGGAAATTAACGAGGCATTCGCCGCGCAAGCTATCCCTGTGCAAGCGGAGTTAAACATCCCTGCCGACAAACTCAATATTGATGGCGGTGCGATTGCCCTTGGGCACCCACTCGGCGCATCAGGCGCGCGTATCACCGGTAAAGCCGCACAGCTTTTGCATGATACAGGCGGCAATTACGCCGTCTCTAGCATGTGCATCGGCGGCGGTATGGGCATTGCGACGGTATTAGAAAAAATCTAA
- a CDS encoding fused MFS/spermidine synthase, whose product MLLLVQPMLAKMLLPHVGGAPSVWIASMLFFQTMLLAGYGYAALTTRYLDSKTQWKFHLGLFVAAIAIAIPVALKLPEFSATGQPVSWVLLSLTFTIGAPYFILSASSSLLQRWYHSSTGEEPYFLFSASNAGSFLGLFSYPLLLEWVLDLEQQLLYFGYGFILLLLLFSGLYLWLKADLEKNSKQKTSSSLGALVILHTLFCAFLPSALFLALTLYITTDLGSFPLIWIIPLALYLLSFVIAFAAWGENVILACQKFHPIAMMMAVVGTLLPPMPEIIIMHFLAFMIIAISCHGQLARIRPTPEKLTFFFFFVSLGGALGGFFNVLAPSLFNDTYEYAGLVIISLLALPAKRKVSDLFALPKQEKLKILGGFSIIGIAITTFWLPSDPPTTGFEKTLYQSRNFYGVSKVQQTPLENGHFINRYLHGTTLHGMQSTVPELALEPTSYYSPIAKLIKHFPDSYYKKPFAVIGLGTGTTACYGRKGQSFDFFEIDPDVIKISQAPNLFTYLDQCPPTIRIIEGDGRIMLDQQPNTIGYNLLVIDAFTSDAIPMHLVTKEAAELYLKKLSPKTGMLAFNVSNRYYNLTPFITRISEELGVLAYKNRFKSNSNELSFTSDWVIVVPANSPWTSQITELGFKLQTSDPDTPLWTDNYSHIIPAIRMK is encoded by the coding sequence TTGCTTTTACTCGTTCAACCCATGTTGGCGAAAATGCTTTTGCCTCATGTCGGTGGTGCTCCTTCTGTTTGGATCGCAAGCATGCTTTTCTTCCAAACCATGTTGCTCGCAGGCTATGGTTATGCTGCATTAACCACCCGTTACTTAGATTCAAAAACCCAATGGAAATTTCATCTCGGATTATTCGTTGCAGCCATCGCTATTGCTATTCCCGTCGCACTCAAGCTGCCTGAGTTTTCAGCAACTGGCCAGCCTGTTAGTTGGGTACTTCTGAGCCTGACTTTTACCATTGGCGCTCCCTATTTCATTTTATCCGCTAGCTCTTCTTTACTACAACGCTGGTATCATAGCTCTACTGGTGAGGAACCTTATTTCCTTTTTAGTGCAAGTAACGCAGGGAGTTTTCTCGGCTTATTCTCTTATCCGCTTCTGCTTGAATGGGTACTCGATCTTGAACAGCAATTGCTTTATTTCGGTTATGGTTTTATCTTGCTGTTGTTACTTTTTTCAGGGCTTTACCTCTGGTTAAAAGCGGATCTTGAAAAAAATTCAAAGCAAAAAACCTCCTCTTCTTTAGGCGCTCTTGTGATACTGCATACGCTTTTTTGCGCCTTTCTACCCTCGGCGCTTTTCCTCGCACTGACCCTCTATATCACCACCGATCTTGGGTCTTTCCCTCTGATCTGGATCATCCCTTTAGCCCTCTACCTGCTTAGCTTTGTGATTGCCTTTGCCGCCTGGGGAGAAAACGTTATTTTGGCATGTCAGAAATTCCACCCTATCGCTATGATGATGGCGGTTGTCGGCACCTTGCTCCCCCCTATGCCAGAAATTATTATCATGCATTTTCTGGCGTTTATGATTATTGCCATCAGTTGTCATGGCCAGCTCGCCCGTATTCGTCCCACTCCCGAAAAACTTACCTTCTTCTTTTTCTTCGTTTCTTTGGGCGGTGCCTTAGGCGGGTTCTTTAACGTACTCGCTCCTAGCCTTTTCAATGACACGTATGAATATGCTGGTTTAGTTATCATTTCGCTACTTGCACTACCCGCAAAAAGAAAAGTCTCAGATCTCTTTGCACTTCCTAAACAGGAAAAATTGAAAATCCTTGGTGGGTTCAGTATTATCGGAATCGCTATTACCACCTTTTGGTTACCTTCTGACCCACCCACTACTGGATTTGAAAAAACATTATACCAGTCACGTAATTTCTACGGCGTTTCGAAAGTGCAGCAAACTCCTCTAGAAAACGGCCATTTTATTAACAGATATCTACACGGCACCACTCTTCATGGCATGCAGTCAACAGTCCCTGAACTCGCTTTAGAACCCACCAGTTATTATTCACCAATTGCCAAACTCATCAAACATTTCCCTGATAGTTATTACAAGAAACCCTTTGCAGTTATTGGCTTAGGAACAGGCACGACGGCGTGCTACGGACGCAAAGGTCAGAGTTTCGACTTCTTCGAGATTGACCCAGATGTCATAAAAATTTCCCAAGCCCCCAACCTCTTCACCTATCTTGATCAATGCCCTCCCACCATCCGTATTATTGAAGGGGATGGGCGCATTATGCTGGACCAACAACCGAACACGATCGGCTATAATTTACTCGTCATAGACGCCTTCACTTCGGATGCAATTCCAATGCATTTAGTGACCAAAGAAGCAGCCGAACTATACTTGAAGAAGCTTAGTCCTAAAACTGGCATGCTCGCCTTCAATGTTTCAAATCGCTACTATAACCTCACTCCCTTTATCACACGAATTTCTGAAGAGCTGGGAGTGCTGGCCTATAAAAATAGATTTAAGTCTAACTCAAACGAACTCAGCTTCACTTCTGATTGGGTGATCGTGGTCCCTGCAAATTCCCCATGGACCTCACAAATTACGGAACTTGGTTTCAAATTACAAACCAGTGATCCTGATACACCGCTTTGGACCGATAACTACTCACACATCATTCCAGCCATCCGTATGAAATAA
- a CDS encoding tRNA (cytidine(34)-2'-O)-methyltransferase, whose protein sequence is MQLAVFQPDIPQNLGTLIRFCACMGLPLHIIEPCGFPLDEKKMRRAAMDYFDKAEVIRHVDWNSFQKSTEGSRLILATTKAAKPYTEINYKKDDILLMGRESAGVPDEVHAAADERVLIEMQNECRSLNIAVSASMIAGEMIRQAG, encoded by the coding sequence ATGCAGCTCGCAGTTTTTCAACCGGATATTCCACAAAATCTCGGAACCTTGATACGTTTTTGTGCATGTATGGGGTTGCCGTTGCATATTATCGAGCCTTGTGGCTTCCCCTTGGATGAGAAAAAGATGCGTCGAGCGGCGATGGATTATTTCGATAAAGCTGAGGTTATCCGCCATGTTGACTGGAATTCATTCCAAAAATCGACGGAAGGTTCGAGGCTTATTCTAGCGACGACCAAGGCGGCGAAACCTTATACGGAAATAAATTATAAAAAAGATGATATTCTTTTAATGGGGCGCGAAAGTGCGGGCGTTCCTGATGAAGTGCATGCTGCTGCAGATGAAAGAGTGCTCATTGAAATGCAAAATGAGTGTCGTTCGCTCAATATTGCTGTCTCTGCTTCTATGATCGCTGGCGAGATGATTCGGCAGGCGGGCTGA